One region of Sardina pilchardus chromosome 18, fSarPil1.1, whole genome shotgun sequence genomic DNA includes:
- the arid4b gene encoding AT-rich interactive domain-containing protein 4B isoform X1, protein MKTLEEPPYLTVGTDVSAKYRGAFCEAKIKTAKRLVKAKVTFKPDASTTEVHDEHIRGPLKVGAVVEVKNQDGVYQEATINKLTDASLYTVVFDDGDEKTLRRSSLCLKGARHFAESETLDRLPLTNPEHFGTPVIGKKSNRGRRSNPVQEEESSSSSSEEEEGDQRQNEDLFGKVVCVDTVATGDKKKTTSWYPALVISPDCHEDVALKKDSIFVRSFKDGKFITVLRKDVRELDGESAPKADAALKAALDAAWDFKRNGAVPTTWRTEVKDESSSSEEDEDEEEEEQDEDGSSEEEEEEVEPFPEERESFLQQLYKFMEDRGTPINKRPVLGYRNLNLFKLYRLVNKLGGFDRIDSGSVWKQVYQDLGIPVLNSAAGYNVKCAYRKYLYGFEEYCTSTTITFRMDLPLKSTEKPVAKGEGKAAGGAGPGAGAGSLTPAAHIPGEELKTGKDGDSSGPQPAFKEESAEPSGPNQNTEQEDNNHRATANDDDDGDHNDDDDDDDDDDEEDMDCKEDVSRQRKTEEAEQGDGVKTEPYDESENKDLSGADSSKEGEEGEEFECYPPGMKVQVRYGRGRSLKTYEATVKESDLEGGEVLYLVHYCGWNVRYDEWVKADKIVRPANKNVPKIKHRKKIKNKGEKEKDRIDRLGDKDDLTPSKNNRVNRSSKPNAGNDVFTKMEDCDDKGNQQSPVKSSEIKSFLNGLQGSESSSDDSEREEEDEAEHDEVEGPVGRGSHRKEPPHALDRWEGGPPSDSFKASPAAGNAQEASGQEGPEPGKRRLAFEPEAESGPRKRKAEAPAATDRTPKSLAKSKSRSTRSGDWLPSSSPKKQEERTLGGGQEQGGATSSSSEDEASAAAEPVAKEEPRGHPKTKGSPAKKYNGLKEKSKGGRSSSSAFWEIPDKRAKVAAGGAEERQAGGCRTKGQKDVWSSIQPHWPKKTLKELFSDSDTEAQNSPPPPPPAVAPPEEPRPGTGTDADGDGEHMEEDEPAEEEPMEEDKMQEYPTSSGSGSNSVINTPPTTPESPTLSSNGAGSGSGSGGGAGGGGGGGGEGVVGVVGGTTEAPGRTPACSSPAPPPQAPATPASGSPAAASPAGPMLEERCDGRLGRSESDSSTVEVESLGGELQEMTPQEERAGSPSKAFETSLSCNSNSTCSLDLSHSSQQESEQKSKASASQKRHKESQGGVISKKHKRSHKSMGLHPKKSRKAAHSSDSEDQTVSESASKSPTAKPNSSDLKPAISPKCPGRTPPSGHKYHKHGDGEHAHHHHREHQARTARVYKWSFQMSDLEKMNSLEKISFLQEKLQDIRNHYLSLKSEVASIDRRRKRMKKKERETGAVAASSSSSSSSPSSSSLTAAVMLTLAEPTVSSSTQNSGVSVECR, encoded by the exons gtGACCTTCAAGCCAGATGCATCGACCACAGAGGTTCATGATGAGCACATCAGAGGACCTCTGAAG GTGGGTGCTGTTGTCGAAGTGAAAAACCAAGATGGAGTCTATCAAGAGGCCACCATCAACAAACTGACTGATGCAAGCCTGTACACAGTTG TGTTCGATGACGGCGATGAGAAGACCCTGAGGCGCTCGTCGCTCTGCCTAAAAGGAGCACGTCACTTCGCAGAGAGCGAG ACGCTGGACCGGCTCCCGCTCACCAACCCAGAGCACTTTGGGACGCCCGTCATTGGGAAGAAGAGTAACCGGGGAAGACGATCCAATCCAGT TCAAGAGGAGGAGTCGTCATCGTCCTccagcgaggaagaggagggtgaccAGAGGCAGAATGAAGACCTGTTTGgcaaagtggtgtgtgtggacacggtGGCCACAGGGGACAAAAAGAAGACGACGTCATGGTACCCTGCCCTG GTCATTTCTCCTGACTGCCATGAAGATGTGGCATTGAAGAAGGACAGCATTTTTGTCCGCTCCTTCAAGGATGGAAAATT CATTACGGTTTTACGGAAGGATGTACGGGAGCTGGACGGGGAGTCGGCGCCCAAAGCAGACGCAGCACTCAAAGCAG CTCTTGACGCAGCCTGGGACTTTAAGCGAAACGGCGCCGTCCCAACCACCTGGAGGACGGAGGTGAAAGACGAGAGCTCCAGCAGCGAGGAGgacgaagatgaggaggaggaggagcaagaCGAAGATGGAAGTAGCGAAGAGGAAGAG gaggaagtggagcccttcccagaggagagagagagtttcctcCAGCAGCTGTACAAGTTTATGGAGGATCGAG GGACGCCCATCAACAAGAGGCCCGTCCTCGGCTACAGAAACCTCAACCTCTTCAAGCTTTACCGACTCGTCAACAAACTCGGAGGTTTTGACCGC ATTGACAGCGGGTCTGTCTGGAAGCAGGTGTATCAGGACCTAGGGATACCTGTGCTCAACTCCGCCGCTGGCTACAATGTGAAATGTGCTTACAGGAA GTACTTGTACGGCTTTGAGGAGTACTGTACCTCCACAACGATCACCTTTCGGATGGACCTCCCCCTGAAGTCCACAGAGAAGCCAGTTGccaagggagaggggaaggcCGCCGGTGGAGCTGggccaggggcaggggcagggagCCTTACCCCGGCAGCACACATCCCTGGGGAGGAACTAAAGACAGGCAAAGACGGAGATTCCAGTGGCCCCCAGCCTGCCTTCAAG GAGGAGAGCGCAGAACCTAGTGGTCCAAACCAAAACACAGAGCAGGAAGACAACAACCACAGGGCTACTGCTAACGATGATGACGATGGTGACCACaacgatgacgatgatgatgatgatgatgatgacgaagaAGACATGGATTGTAAAGAGGACGTCAGTCGCCAGCGCAAAACTGAGGAAGCAGAGCAAGGAGATGGTGTGAAGACGGAACCCTACGACGAGTCGGAAAACAAGGACCTATCTGG GGCTGACAGCAgtaaggagggggaggagggggaggaattTGAGTGTTACCCCCCTGGGATGAAGGTGCAGGTGAGATATGGGCGAGGCCGCAGTCTGAAGACGTACGAAGCCACTGTCAAAGAGTCAGAcctggaggggggagaggtgcTCTACCTGGTTCACTACTGTGGCTGGAACGTCAG ATATGACGAGTGGGTCAAAGCGGACAAGATTGTGCGCCCAGCCAATAAGAATGTACCTAAAATAAAGCATCGCAAAAAAATAAAG aacaaaggcgaaaaagagaaagacagaatagACAGACTCGGTGACAAAGACGACCTGACGCCCTCTAAAAATAACCGTGTCAACCGATCCTCCAAACCAAATGCCGGGAACGATGTTTTCACTAAGATGGAGGACTGTGATGACAAAGGTAACCAGCAAAGTCCAGTCAAGTCCAGCGAAATCAAATCCTTTCTCAATGGCCTTCAAG GTTCTGAGAGCTCGTCAGATgacagtgagagggaggaggaggacgaggccgAACACGATGAAGTTGAAGGTCCCGTCGGCCGAGGAAGTCACCGGAAAGAGCCCCCTCACGCACTTGACCGCTGGGAGGGAGGGCCCCCGTCGGACAGTTTTAAGGCTTCGCCAGCCGCAGGCAACGCCCAGGAGGCCAGCGGTCAGGAAGGACCCGAACCAGGCAAGCGCAGGCTGGCGTTCGAGCCCGAGGCAGAGAGTGGCCCACGCAAGAGGAAAGCGGAGGCCCCGGCAGCTACAGATCGCACTCCAAAGAGTCTGGCCAAGAGCAAATCCAGGAGCACCAGGTCTGGAGACTGGCTGCCCAGCAGCTCGCCAAaaaagcaggaggagaggacttTAGGGGGCGGGCAGGAGCAGGGGGgggccaccagcagcagctcggAGGACGAGGCCAGCGCTGCCgccgagcccgtcgccaaggaGGAGCCGAGAGGACATCCGAAGACCAAAGGCTCCCCGGCCAAGAAGTACAACGGCCTGAAGGAGAAGTCGAAGGGCgggcgctcctcctcctcggccttcTGGGAGATCCCCGACAAGAGGGCTAAGGTGGCAGCGGGCGGCGCGGAGGAGCGGCAAGCGGGCGGCTGCCGGACCAAAGGCCAGAAGGACGTGTGGTCCAGCATCCAGCCCCACTGGCCCAAGAAGACGCTCAAGGAGCTGTTCTCGGACTCTGACACAGAGGCGCAGAACTCCcctccgccgccaccgccggcCGTCGCACCTCCGGAGGAGCCCCGGCCAGGCACCGGCACAGACGCCGACGGCGACGGCGAGCACATGGAGGAGGACGAGCCGGCCGAGGAGGAGCCGATGGAGGAGGACAAGATGCAAGAGTACCCCACCAGCAGCGGCAGCGGGAGCAACTCTGTCATCAACACCCCGCCCACCACGCCCGAGTCCCCCACCCTGAGCAGCAACGGCGCTGgtagcggcagcggcagcggaggaggagcaggaggaggaggtggtggaggaggagaaggagtagTAGGAGTAGTAGGAGGCACCACGGAGGCCCCAGGGCGGACGCCGGCCTGCAGTAGCCCCGCGCCTCCTCCACAGGCCCCCGCCACCCCTGCCTCCGGCTCCCCGGCGGCAGCTTCACCGGCAGGACCGATGCTGGAGGAGCGTTGCGATGGCCGCCTGGGCCGCAGCGAGTCGGACAGCAGcacggtggaggtggagagtcTGGGAGGGGAGCTGCAGGAGATGACCCCCCAGGAGGAGAGGGCTGGTTCCCCCTCGAAGGCGTTTGAGACGAGCCTCTcctgcaacagcaacagcacctGCAGCCTGGACCTCAGTCACAGCAGTCAACAGGAGAGCGAGCAGAAATCCAAAG CATCAGCCAGTCAGAAACGACACAAAGAATCCCAAGGTGGCGTAATATCAAAGAAACACAAGAGAAGCCACAAGAGCATGGGCCTGCATCCTAAGAAGAGCCGAAAAGCAG CCCACAGTAGTGACAGTGAGGACCAGACAGTCAGCGAGAGCGCGTCAAAGTCTCCCACTGCCAAACCCAACTCGTCGGACCTGAAGCCAGCCATCTCTCCCAAGTGCCCCGGCAGGACCCCGCCGTCGGGACACAAGTACCACAAACATGGGGATGGGGAGCatgcacaccaccaccaccgggaGCACCAAGCTCGCACTGCCCGGGTTTATAAGTGGAGCTTCCAGATGT CTGATCTAGAGAAGATGAACAGCTTGGAAAAGATATCATTCCTCCAGGAGAAGCTGCAAGACATCCGGAATCACTATCTCTCCCTCAAGTCGGAGGTGGCGTCCATCGACCGGAGACGAAAACGTATGAAGAAGAAGGAGCGAGAAA CAGGTGCGGTGGCAGCCTCAtcgtcgtcctcgtcctcctctccgTCCTCCAGCTCCCTGACGGCAGCCGTGATGCTGACCCTGGCCGAGCCCACCGTCTCCAGCTCGACCCAGAACTCTGGCGTGTCGGTGGAGTGCAGGTGA
- the arid4b gene encoding AT-rich interactive domain-containing protein 4B isoform X2, translating into MKTLEEPPYLTVGTDVSAKYRGAFCEAKIKTAKRLVKAKVTFKPDASTTEVHDEHIRGPLKVGAVVEVKNQDGVYQEATINKLTDASLYTVVFDDGDEKTLRRSSLCLKGARHFAESETLDRLPLTNPEHFGTPVIGKKSNRGRRSNPVQEEESSSSSSEEEEGDQRQNEDLFGKVVCVDTVATGDKKKTTSWYPALVISPDCHEDVALKKDSIFVRSFKDGKFITVLRKDVRELDGESAPKADAALKAALDAAWDFKRNGAVPTTWRTEVKDESSSSEEDEDEEEEEQDEDGSSEEEEEEVEPFPEERESFLQQLYKFMEDRGTPINKRPVLGYRNLNLFKLYRLVNKLGGFDRIDSGSVWKQVYQDLGIPVLNSAAGYNVKCAYRKYLYGFEEYCTSTTITFRMDLPLKSTEKPVAKGEGKAAGGAGPGAGAGSLTPAAHIPGEELKTGKDGDSSGPQPAFKEESAEPSGPNQNTEQEDNNHRATANDDDDGDHNDDDDDDDDDDEEDMDCKEDVSRQRKTEEAEQGDGVKTEPYDESENKDLSGADSSKEGEEGEEFECYPPGMKVQVRYGRGRSLKTYEATVKESDLEGGEVLYLVHYCGWNVRYDEWVKADKIVRPANKNVPKIKHRKKIKNKGEKEKDRIDRLGDKDDLTPSKNNRVNRSSKPNAGNDVFTKMEDCDDKGNQQSPVKSSEIKSFLNGLQGSESSSDDSEREEEDEAEHDEVEGPVGRGSHRKEPPHALDRWEGGPPSDSFKASPAAGNAQEASGQEGPEPGKRRLAFEPEAESGPRKRKAEAPAATDRTPKSLAKSKSRSTRSGDWLPSSSPKKQEERTLGGGQEQGGATSSSSEDEASAAAEPVAKEEPRGHPKTKGSPAKKYNGLKEKSKGGRSSSSAFWEIPDKRAKVAAGGAEERQAGGCRTKGQKDVWSSIQPHWPKKTLKELFSDSDTEAQNSPPPPPPAVAPPEEPRPGTGTDADGDGEHMEEDEPAEEEPMEEDKMQEYPTSSGSGSNSVINTPPTTPESPTLSSNGAGSGSGSGGGAGGGGGGGGEGVVGVVGGTTEAPGRTPACSSPAPPPQAPATPASGSPAAASPAGPMLEERCDGRLGRSESDSSTVEVESLGGELQEMTPQEERAGSPSKAFETSLSCNSNSTCSLDLSHSSQQESEQKSKASASQKRHKESQGGVISKKHKRSHKSMGLHPKKSRKAAHSSDSEDQTVSESASKSPTAKPNSSDLKPAISPKCPGRTPPSGHKYHKHGDGEHAHHHHREHQARTARVYKWSFQMSDLEKMNSLEKISFLQEKLQDIRNHYLSLKSEVASIDRRRKRMKKKERESAVAASSSSSSSSPSSSSLTAAVMLTLAEPTVSSSTQNSGVSVECR; encoded by the exons gtGACCTTCAAGCCAGATGCATCGACCACAGAGGTTCATGATGAGCACATCAGAGGACCTCTGAAG GTGGGTGCTGTTGTCGAAGTGAAAAACCAAGATGGAGTCTATCAAGAGGCCACCATCAACAAACTGACTGATGCAAGCCTGTACACAGTTG TGTTCGATGACGGCGATGAGAAGACCCTGAGGCGCTCGTCGCTCTGCCTAAAAGGAGCACGTCACTTCGCAGAGAGCGAG ACGCTGGACCGGCTCCCGCTCACCAACCCAGAGCACTTTGGGACGCCCGTCATTGGGAAGAAGAGTAACCGGGGAAGACGATCCAATCCAGT TCAAGAGGAGGAGTCGTCATCGTCCTccagcgaggaagaggagggtgaccAGAGGCAGAATGAAGACCTGTTTGgcaaagtggtgtgtgtggacacggtGGCCACAGGGGACAAAAAGAAGACGACGTCATGGTACCCTGCCCTG GTCATTTCTCCTGACTGCCATGAAGATGTGGCATTGAAGAAGGACAGCATTTTTGTCCGCTCCTTCAAGGATGGAAAATT CATTACGGTTTTACGGAAGGATGTACGGGAGCTGGACGGGGAGTCGGCGCCCAAAGCAGACGCAGCACTCAAAGCAG CTCTTGACGCAGCCTGGGACTTTAAGCGAAACGGCGCCGTCCCAACCACCTGGAGGACGGAGGTGAAAGACGAGAGCTCCAGCAGCGAGGAGgacgaagatgaggaggaggaggagcaagaCGAAGATGGAAGTAGCGAAGAGGAAGAG gaggaagtggagcccttcccagaggagagagagagtttcctcCAGCAGCTGTACAAGTTTATGGAGGATCGAG GGACGCCCATCAACAAGAGGCCCGTCCTCGGCTACAGAAACCTCAACCTCTTCAAGCTTTACCGACTCGTCAACAAACTCGGAGGTTTTGACCGC ATTGACAGCGGGTCTGTCTGGAAGCAGGTGTATCAGGACCTAGGGATACCTGTGCTCAACTCCGCCGCTGGCTACAATGTGAAATGTGCTTACAGGAA GTACTTGTACGGCTTTGAGGAGTACTGTACCTCCACAACGATCACCTTTCGGATGGACCTCCCCCTGAAGTCCACAGAGAAGCCAGTTGccaagggagaggggaaggcCGCCGGTGGAGCTGggccaggggcaggggcagggagCCTTACCCCGGCAGCACACATCCCTGGGGAGGAACTAAAGACAGGCAAAGACGGAGATTCCAGTGGCCCCCAGCCTGCCTTCAAG GAGGAGAGCGCAGAACCTAGTGGTCCAAACCAAAACACAGAGCAGGAAGACAACAACCACAGGGCTACTGCTAACGATGATGACGATGGTGACCACaacgatgacgatgatgatgatgatgatgatgacgaagaAGACATGGATTGTAAAGAGGACGTCAGTCGCCAGCGCAAAACTGAGGAAGCAGAGCAAGGAGATGGTGTGAAGACGGAACCCTACGACGAGTCGGAAAACAAGGACCTATCTGG GGCTGACAGCAgtaaggagggggaggagggggaggaattTGAGTGTTACCCCCCTGGGATGAAGGTGCAGGTGAGATATGGGCGAGGCCGCAGTCTGAAGACGTACGAAGCCACTGTCAAAGAGTCAGAcctggaggggggagaggtgcTCTACCTGGTTCACTACTGTGGCTGGAACGTCAG ATATGACGAGTGGGTCAAAGCGGACAAGATTGTGCGCCCAGCCAATAAGAATGTACCTAAAATAAAGCATCGCAAAAAAATAAAG aacaaaggcgaaaaagagaaagacagaatagACAGACTCGGTGACAAAGACGACCTGACGCCCTCTAAAAATAACCGTGTCAACCGATCCTCCAAACCAAATGCCGGGAACGATGTTTTCACTAAGATGGAGGACTGTGATGACAAAGGTAACCAGCAAAGTCCAGTCAAGTCCAGCGAAATCAAATCCTTTCTCAATGGCCTTCAAG GTTCTGAGAGCTCGTCAGATgacagtgagagggaggaggaggacgaggccgAACACGATGAAGTTGAAGGTCCCGTCGGCCGAGGAAGTCACCGGAAAGAGCCCCCTCACGCACTTGACCGCTGGGAGGGAGGGCCCCCGTCGGACAGTTTTAAGGCTTCGCCAGCCGCAGGCAACGCCCAGGAGGCCAGCGGTCAGGAAGGACCCGAACCAGGCAAGCGCAGGCTGGCGTTCGAGCCCGAGGCAGAGAGTGGCCCACGCAAGAGGAAAGCGGAGGCCCCGGCAGCTACAGATCGCACTCCAAAGAGTCTGGCCAAGAGCAAATCCAGGAGCACCAGGTCTGGAGACTGGCTGCCCAGCAGCTCGCCAAaaaagcaggaggagaggacttTAGGGGGCGGGCAGGAGCAGGGGGgggccaccagcagcagctcggAGGACGAGGCCAGCGCTGCCgccgagcccgtcgccaaggaGGAGCCGAGAGGACATCCGAAGACCAAAGGCTCCCCGGCCAAGAAGTACAACGGCCTGAAGGAGAAGTCGAAGGGCgggcgctcctcctcctcggccttcTGGGAGATCCCCGACAAGAGGGCTAAGGTGGCAGCGGGCGGCGCGGAGGAGCGGCAAGCGGGCGGCTGCCGGACCAAAGGCCAGAAGGACGTGTGGTCCAGCATCCAGCCCCACTGGCCCAAGAAGACGCTCAAGGAGCTGTTCTCGGACTCTGACACAGAGGCGCAGAACTCCcctccgccgccaccgccggcCGTCGCACCTCCGGAGGAGCCCCGGCCAGGCACCGGCACAGACGCCGACGGCGACGGCGAGCACATGGAGGAGGACGAGCCGGCCGAGGAGGAGCCGATGGAGGAGGACAAGATGCAAGAGTACCCCACCAGCAGCGGCAGCGGGAGCAACTCTGTCATCAACACCCCGCCCACCACGCCCGAGTCCCCCACCCTGAGCAGCAACGGCGCTGgtagcggcagcggcagcggaggaggagcaggaggaggaggtggtggaggaggagaaggagtagTAGGAGTAGTAGGAGGCACCACGGAGGCCCCAGGGCGGACGCCGGCCTGCAGTAGCCCCGCGCCTCCTCCACAGGCCCCCGCCACCCCTGCCTCCGGCTCCCCGGCGGCAGCTTCACCGGCAGGACCGATGCTGGAGGAGCGTTGCGATGGCCGCCTGGGCCGCAGCGAGTCGGACAGCAGcacggtggaggtggagagtcTGGGAGGGGAGCTGCAGGAGATGACCCCCCAGGAGGAGAGGGCTGGTTCCCCCTCGAAGGCGTTTGAGACGAGCCTCTcctgcaacagcaacagcacctGCAGCCTGGACCTCAGTCACAGCAGTCAACAGGAGAGCGAGCAGAAATCCAAAG CATCAGCCAGTCAGAAACGACACAAAGAATCCCAAGGTGGCGTAATATCAAAGAAACACAAGAGAAGCCACAAGAGCATGGGCCTGCATCCTAAGAAGAGCCGAAAAGCAG CCCACAGTAGTGACAGTGAGGACCAGACAGTCAGCGAGAGCGCGTCAAAGTCTCCCACTGCCAAACCCAACTCGTCGGACCTGAAGCCAGCCATCTCTCCCAAGTGCCCCGGCAGGACCCCGCCGTCGGGACACAAGTACCACAAACATGGGGATGGGGAGCatgcacaccaccaccaccgggaGCACCAAGCTCGCACTGCCCGGGTTTATAAGTGGAGCTTCCAGATGT CTGATCTAGAGAAGATGAACAGCTTGGAAAAGATATCATTCCTCCAGGAGAAGCTGCAAGACATCCGGAATCACTATCTCTCCCTCAAGTCGGAGGTGGCGTCCATCGACCGGAGACGAAAACGTATGAAGAAGAAGGAGCGAGAAA GTGCGGTGGCAGCCTCAtcgtcgtcctcgtcctcctctccgTCCTCCAGCTCCCTGACGGCAGCCGTGATGCTGACCCTGGCCGAGCCCACCGTCTCCAGCTCGACCCAGAACTCTGGCGTGTCGGTGGAGTGCAGGTGA